In Brevibacillus brevis, a genomic segment contains:
- a CDS encoding class I adenylate-forming enzyme family protein encodes MGTLHRYVTDHARQSPDVQALVSANHAFTYKELDQRTNQLASFLLEAGVRKGDFVGILCKNDHPFPTILLATLKIGAVAIPLNWRLTAFELDGILQIAKPKVLFYDLDFADAIAIARENGGAARWVSAGSGLAMTDEFARIFQEQPDVLPDTEVGEDDLAVILFTSGTTGTPKGCMISHGCYDTYLREGRVRTEQPKRFLAVHPLFHMSSTSMIFFNVYSGNTIVLLADGDPVSILKTIAEQKIEAMFAFPSVYAYILEELKRDQWDISSLQFVSTGGTKASAALIKRYLELGIPMTQGYGSTEAAFVSGWHPIMGLDSIDSVGRPFKNVQVRIAHPSTGEEMPAGEVGEVLIKSPYLFKGYLHNPEATAKVLIDGWYHMGDAGRLDPEGFLYISGRYKEMILVGGDNVYPIEVEDVIDHIPDVMEVAVVGVAHEKLGEVPRAYVVKKEGSPLTEADIVSVCRERLAEYKIPEVVFVPSLPVNGLGKVMKHLLKG; translated from the coding sequence ATGGGGACCCTGCACCGTTACGTGACGGACCACGCTCGGCAATCACCGGATGTCCAAGCGCTGGTGTCGGCGAATCATGCCTTTACGTATAAAGAATTGGACCAGCGCACCAATCAATTGGCCTCCTTCCTCCTGGAAGCAGGTGTCCGAAAAGGCGATTTCGTCGGGATTCTGTGCAAAAACGACCATCCCTTTCCGACGATTCTGCTGGCGACACTCAAAATCGGAGCGGTAGCGATCCCGCTCAACTGGCGCCTGACCGCTTTTGAATTGGACGGCATTCTGCAGATCGCAAAGCCGAAAGTGCTGTTTTACGATCTCGATTTTGCGGATGCCATTGCCATCGCCCGGGAAAACGGAGGAGCGGCCAGGTGGGTATCCGCCGGAAGCGGACTTGCGATGACGGATGAGTTCGCACGCATTTTTCAAGAGCAGCCGGATGTCCTTCCCGATACGGAAGTGGGGGAGGACGATCTGGCGGTGATCCTGTTTACTTCCGGCACGACCGGGACACCCAAGGGCTGCATGATTTCTCATGGCTGCTACGATACGTACTTGCGGGAAGGGCGTGTCCGGACGGAGCAGCCGAAGCGTTTTTTGGCGGTCCATCCGCTGTTTCACATGAGCAGCACCTCGATGATCTTTTTCAACGTATACAGTGGAAACACGATCGTCCTGTTGGCAGACGGGGATCCCGTATCCATCCTGAAAACGATCGCGGAGCAGAAGATCGAGGCGATGTTCGCGTTTCCTTCGGTGTATGCCTACATTCTTGAGGAACTGAAGCGGGACCAATGGGACATCTCGTCATTGCAATTCGTTTCCACGGGCGGGACGAAAGCCTCTGCGGCCCTGATCAAAAGGTATCTGGAGCTGGGCATTCCGATGACGCAAGGATACGGGAGCACGGAAGCGGCATTCGTCAGCGGCTGGCATCCGATCATGGGACTGGATTCCATCGATTCCGTGGGCCGTCCGTTCAAAAACGTGCAGGTAAGGATCGCGCATCCGTCCACTGGCGAAGAGATGCCGGCAGGAGAAGTAGGGGAGGTCCTGATCAAGAGCCCGTATCTGTTTAAAGGATACTTGCACAACCCGGAGGCGACAGCTAAAGTGCTGATCGATGGCTGGTATCATATGGGAGACGCGGGCAGACTCGATCCGGAGGGATTTTTGTACATTTCCGGGCGCTACAAGGAGATGATCCTGGTCGGCGGCGACAACGTGTATCCGATCGAAGTGGAGGATGTCATCGACCATATTCCGGATGTGATGGAGGTGGCGGTGGTGGGGGTCGCTCACGAGAAGCTGGGGGAGGTTCCCCGCGCGTACGTCGTCAAAAAAGAGGGGAGTCCTTTGACCGAAGCCGATATCGTGAGCGTCTGCCGGGAAAGGCTGGCCGAGTACAAGATTCCCGAGGTTGTGTTTGTCCCCAGCCTTCCTGTCAACGGGCTGGGAAAAGTCATGAAGCATTTGCTGAAAGGATAG
- a CDS encoding cation-translocating P-type ATPase: MWQKAAMVVSGIGLLVSWLYGEVGGVELSWLAVFLCGVPIAVAALKELFAERSINSDVLVAIAIAAAVGIGEIFAAGEVALIMMIGMWLENRTVAKAASALEEMVQLAPQTARVKRQEEWAEIALAKVVRGDLIQVKPGEKVPVDGTVASGQAAVNQAALTGESLPVEKRAGDEVYMGTINTNGVIEVVADRVGEETTFAKVTRLVAEALERKAPVQRLLDRWAAWIVPSSLALAVLMYLFTGDLVRAVTILIVFCPCALVLATPTAIMAGIGSAAKHGILIKSGAALEQIGLVNALLFDKTGTLTEGKLQVTGIARLHSLKQEEVLRLAAALERHSEHPLAQAIVAASQEQRLVLPDVDSFVVHPGNGVSGLVEGRRVLVGNRRFFAERGVSTEELRHLQEEQEKAGQTAVFVASEGQLIGMVSLADRVRVESRETIGRLRLHGVGEIAMLTGDNRGAAEQIARQAGVTTVYAEQFPEAKYRRVEEYRARGLVVGMVGDGINDAPALTSAHVGIAMGAGGTQIAAEAADIVIMTDDIAKVADVAELGRKTLRVIRQNLIVSSAINAAAVVLAMVGILGPVGGAFVHNATSVLVVLNSARLIHYLADKNKRKRTAPPPAISACESCNCSQGACKLGVSKG; the protein is encoded by the coding sequence ATGTGGCAAAAAGCGGCAATGGTTGTATCCGGCATCGGGTTGTTGGTCAGCTGGCTGTACGGGGAAGTCGGGGGAGTGGAGCTTTCCTGGCTGGCGGTGTTTTTGTGCGGGGTGCCGATTGCTGTGGCGGCGCTCAAAGAGCTGTTTGCGGAGAGGTCGATCAACAGCGATGTGCTGGTCGCCATTGCGATCGCGGCGGCTGTCGGCATCGGGGAAATCTTCGCGGCAGGAGAAGTGGCCTTGATCATGATGATCGGTATGTGGCTGGAAAACCGGACAGTGGCCAAGGCAGCATCCGCTCTGGAGGAAATGGTGCAGTTGGCACCGCAAACCGCCCGCGTCAAGCGTCAGGAGGAGTGGGCCGAAATCGCCCTCGCAAAGGTCGTGCGCGGTGATCTCATCCAGGTGAAGCCGGGCGAGAAGGTCCCAGTAGACGGAACGGTGGCAAGCGGCCAGGCTGCGGTGAACCAGGCGGCATTGACGGGAGAATCGTTGCCGGTGGAAAAGCGTGCGGGCGACGAAGTGTACATGGGGACGATCAACACGAACGGAGTGATCGAAGTCGTGGCGGATCGGGTCGGAGAAGAGACCACCTTTGCCAAGGTCACTCGCCTGGTTGCCGAAGCGCTGGAGCGCAAGGCTCCTGTCCAGCGCCTGCTTGACCGCTGGGCCGCATGGATCGTTCCGAGCAGCCTCGCGCTGGCGGTGTTGATGTACTTGTTCACAGGCGATTTGGTGCGGGCAGTCACCATCCTCATCGTCTTTTGTCCGTGCGCCCTCGTGCTCGCTACCCCGACGGCCATCATGGCGGGAATCGGTAGTGCCGCCAAGCACGGGATCCTGATCAAAAGCGGTGCAGCTTTGGAGCAGATCGGTCTGGTAAACGCCCTGCTGTTCGACAAGACCGGTACGCTGACGGAAGGAAAGCTGCAAGTCACCGGCATCGCCCGTTTGCACAGCCTGAAGCAGGAGGAGGTGCTGCGGCTGGCTGCCGCACTGGAGCGGCATTCGGAGCATCCGCTGGCGCAAGCGATCGTCGCTGCGAGCCAGGAGCAGCGGCTCGTCCTTCCCGACGTCGATTCGTTTGTAGTTCATCCCGGAAACGGCGTATCCGGCCTGGTGGAGGGACGTCGGGTGCTCGTAGGGAATCGTCGTTTCTTCGCAGAACGGGGCGTGTCCACGGAGGAGCTGCGCCATCTGCAGGAGGAGCAGGAAAAGGCCGGTCAGACGGCTGTCTTCGTAGCCAGTGAAGGCCAATTGATCGGAATGGTGTCTCTGGCAGACCGCGTGCGGGTGGAATCGCGCGAAACGATTGGCCGCCTGCGTCTCCATGGCGTAGGGGAGATCGCCATGCTGACGGGGGACAATCGCGGAGCGGCCGAGCAAATCGCCCGCCAGGCCGGAGTCACGACGGTGTACGCCGAGCAGTTCCCCGAAGCGAAGTACCGGCGAGTCGAAGAGTACAGGGCTAGAGGACTTGTCGTCGGGATGGTGGGAGACGGAATCAACGACGCTCCGGCGCTCACATCGGCACACGTCGGCATCGCCATGGGAGCGGGAGGCACGCAGATCGCGGCAGAGGCTGCCGACATCGTCATCATGACCGACGACATTGCCAAGGTAGCGGACGTGGCAGAGCTCGGCCGCAAGACGCTGCGCGTCATTCGTCAAAACCTGATCGTCTCCAGCGCCATCAACGCTGCAGCAGTCGTCCTGGCAATGGTTGGGATCCTCGGCCCTGTGGGCGGCGCTTTCGTCCACAATGCGACGTCTGTGCTGGTCGTCCTGAACTCCGCTCGGCTGATTCATTATTTGGCGGACAAAAACAAACGGAAACGGACTGCACCTCCTCCGGCGATTTCCGCCTGCGAATCGTGCAATTGCAGCCAGGGAGCCTGCAAGCTGGGAGTTTCCAAAGGGTAA
- a CDS encoding CAP domain-containing protein, with translation MRKKYAGSILAAGLSLALLGIAPPLVQAVAAPIAATASTPVTQTSVYGIQLGMTAAQVEQILGQPARKDPSTTGVEWWIYNRDLNHYIQVGIQNAKVVTMFTNGANARVKGMGIGSTTAELQKAWGAPPSSLAITPTLKINGNTLGHPSYSLNNQIVTFSIDQLGGGKIAGIRLSTPDYFSSIAIGLMYPISYTRLPAQPVLTEQQRQAAALASERENFDLLNITRARANLPLLAWDEKVATVARAHSQDMAKNNYFNHTSQTTGSPFDRLKHAGILYGYAGENIAYGQLDGVEAHMGWMNSAGHRKNLLEPHYKQVGVGISYKDGRAYYTQNFVSKM, from the coding sequence ATGCGCAAAAAGTATGCAGGCAGCATCCTCGCCGCCGGCCTATCCCTTGCTTTGCTTGGCATCGCACCGCCGCTTGTTCAGGCGGTAGCAGCCCCGATCGCCGCCACGGCATCCACACCCGTCACCCAGACATCTGTCTATGGAATCCAGCTGGGTATGACTGCTGCGCAAGTCGAACAGATTTTGGGACAGCCAGCCCGCAAGGATCCCAGCACTACCGGAGTGGAATGGTGGATTTACAACCGCGATCTCAACCATTACATACAAGTCGGCATCCAAAATGCCAAAGTGGTCACGATGTTCACCAATGGTGCCAATGCCCGCGTCAAAGGAATGGGCATCGGATCCACAACCGCCGAATTGCAAAAAGCGTGGGGAGCCCCGCCAAGCTCACTCGCCATAACCCCCACGTTGAAAATCAACGGCAACACGCTCGGTCATCCGAGTTATTCCCTGAACAATCAGATTGTTACGTTTTCCATTGACCAGCTCGGGGGCGGCAAAATCGCTGGCATCCGCCTTTCTACCCCCGACTACTTCAGCTCAATCGCAATCGGCTTGATGTATCCCATTTCCTATACCCGACTGCCCGCCCAGCCGGTCTTGACGGAGCAGCAGCGCCAAGCGGCGGCGCTCGCGAGCGAGAGGGAGAACTTCGATCTGCTCAACATCACAAGAGCCAGAGCCAATTTGCCTCTGCTTGCCTGGGACGAGAAGGTAGCGACAGTGGCCCGCGCCCATAGCCAGGACATGGCGAAAAACAACTATTTCAACCACACGTCCCAGACGACGGGCAGCCCGTTCGACCGTCTCAAGCACGCTGGCATTTTGTACGGCTATGCCGGAGAAAACATCGCGTACGGACAACTGGACGGGGTCGAAGCGCACATGGGCTGGATGAACTCCGCCGGCCATCGCAAAAACCTCCTCGAGCCCCACTACAAGCAGGTTGGCGTTGGCATCTCGTACAAAGACGGACGAGCCTATTACACGCAAAACTTCGTATCCAAGATGTAG
- the sppA gene encoding signal peptide peptidase SppA, translating into MNRKKWVALLIILVVFIAGLLVETVSDTNARLADHPGISWEENIVSGSGTGKIVQLFVSGVISGEPSAAGAPSMSEVLAEQLRRVEEDPSVKALVLRINSPGGEVVATDELHTRLLRLKQVRRIPIVVSMGSTAASGGYYLATAGDAIFANPNTLTGSLGVIFNLLNYSEAANKLGVHQFAIKSGRFKDIGSPFRPLTTPERQIFQSLVNESYQKFVDVIVKGRNLSRQRVLEIADGRVYSGEQAKRLGLIDQFGDLEEATRYALSLSGEREATVVRYTDQLSLSKLLFSLKQHLANPDPLGLSRSLERQSSPQLLYQFMP; encoded by the coding sequence ATGAATCGGAAAAAATGGGTCGCCCTGCTTATCATCCTCGTCGTCTTCATCGCAGGACTCCTGGTCGAAACCGTATCCGACACCAATGCGAGGCTCGCCGACCATCCGGGAATCTCCTGGGAAGAAAACATCGTGTCCGGTTCCGGGACAGGCAAAATCGTCCAGCTGTTTGTCAGCGGCGTCATCTCGGGAGAGCCGAGTGCGGCCGGCGCGCCATCCATGAGCGAGGTGCTTGCCGAACAGCTGCGCCGGGTGGAAGAAGACCCCTCTGTCAAGGCTCTGGTGTTGCGGATCAACAGTCCTGGCGGCGAGGTGGTCGCGACCGACGAGCTGCACACCCGTCTCTTGCGGCTTAAGCAGGTACGGCGCATTCCCATCGTCGTGAGCATGGGTTCCACAGCCGCGTCGGGCGGCTATTATTTGGCGACGGCCGGAGATGCGATTTTTGCCAATCCGAACACTTTGACGGGAAGTCTCGGCGTCATTTTCAACCTGCTCAATTACAGCGAGGCCGCAAACAAACTCGGAGTCCATCAGTTCGCGATCAAAAGCGGACGGTTCAAGGACATCGGCAGTCCCTTCCGGCCACTCACAACTCCAGAGAGGCAAATTTTTCAGTCGCTGGTCAACGAAAGCTACCAAAAGTTTGTCGATGTGATCGTCAAGGGACGCAATCTGTCGCGGCAGCGTGTCCTTGAAATCGCGGACGGTCGCGTGTATTCCGGCGAGCAGGCCAAGCGGCTGGGCCTCATCGACCAGTTCGGGGATTTGGAAGAGGCGACCCGCTACGCTCTCTCCCTTTCAGGCGAACGGGAAGCGACAGTGGTCCGCTATACCGATCAGCTCTCGCTTAGCAAATTGCTGTTCAGCCTCAAGCAGCATCTGGCCAACCCCGATCCGCTTGGCCTCTCCCGGTCGCTCGAACGTCAGAGCTCGCCTCAGCTTTTATATCAGTTCATGCCGTAA
- a CDS encoding MFS transporter, with translation MSASRYTFWVLIAVVAIAGLSQGLSIPLLAVLLEREGVSSVMNGLNAAALYIGMVLISPFLEIPLRRFGYLKTIVFGLSLLTVATALIPMFSHLAVWFVLRLLMGIGDSSLHYSSQMWVTKIAAPENRGRDLSLYGLAYGVGFSAGPLGLNLLPFGLWVPFGTLLVLYALAFVLLGRMKNEFPDAIEQTEKKENKYAAVLRLGWLALIPSFLYGFMETSLNGSFPVYALRTGLSIEWVSIILPSFVVGSIILQMPLGTLSDRIGRKRVMTACALTGGIAFFLFPLSGENVWLMMLLLAIAGAAVGSFYSLGLAFAADILPASMVPTAGIVAGINFGVASILAPNVNGFLMEVWEPWTIFWLMGAFLFVFAAACLAVQRGRTRMDQVSAPVQKQG, from the coding sequence ATGTCAGCTTCGCGATACACGTTTTGGGTGTTGATTGCGGTAGTGGCGATCGCCGGTCTCAGCCAGGGGCTGAGCATCCCGCTGCTGGCGGTATTGCTGGAGAGGGAAGGCGTATCCTCGGTGATGAACGGGCTGAACGCTGCGGCACTGTACATCGGGATGGTGCTCATCTCGCCTTTTCTGGAAATCCCCCTTCGCAGGTTTGGATATTTGAAAACGATCGTTTTCGGGCTGTCATTGCTCACGGTGGCTACGGCTCTGATCCCGATGTTCTCCCATCTGGCCGTCTGGTTTGTCCTGAGGCTGCTGATGGGAATCGGCGACTCGAGCCTGCACTACTCCAGTCAAATGTGGGTCACGAAAATCGCGGCCCCGGAAAATCGCGGACGCGACCTTTCCCTGTACGGACTGGCATACGGCGTGGGCTTTAGCGCCGGGCCGCTCGGGCTGAACCTGCTCCCGTTTGGGCTGTGGGTGCCGTTTGGGACGCTGCTCGTCCTGTACGCGCTCGCTTTTGTGCTATTGGGACGGATGAAAAACGAGTTTCCGGACGCAATCGAGCAGACGGAGAAGAAAGAGAACAAATACGCAGCCGTGCTGCGCCTCGGCTGGCTGGCCCTGATTCCGTCGTTCTTGTACGGCTTCATGGAGACCTCCCTGAACGGCAGCTTTCCGGTTTACGCGCTGCGCACGGGACTGTCGATCGAATGGGTCTCGATTATTTTGCCATCGTTCGTCGTGGGCAGCATTATTTTGCAAATGCCTCTGGGGACGCTGAGCGACCGGATCGGACGCAAACGGGTGATGACAGCGTGCGCTCTGACAGGCGGGATCGCCTTTTTCCTGTTCCCGCTGTCCGGGGAGAATGTCTGGCTGATGATGCTTCTGCTCGCCATTGCGGGAGCCGCCGTGGGATCGTTCTACTCCCTGGGATTGGCGTTCGCTGCCGATATATTGCCTGCCTCCATGGTTCCGACAGCCGGAATCGTGGCGGGCATCAATTTCGGAGTGGCGAGCATCCTGGCCCCGAATGTAAACGGATTTCTGATGGAAGTATGGGAGCCATGGACGATATTCTGGCTCATGGGGGCGTTCCTGTTCGTATTCGCAGCCGCTTGCCTGGCTGTACAACGGGGAAGGACACGAATGGATCAAGTCTCGGCCCCTGTACAAAAACAGGGGTAA
- a CDS encoding RDD family protein — protein sequence METRSDEHYASADATPGYRFAGFWIRVVASLLDSLFLVGVSMLLFNPLRRAWGVWGAYFSIVDLAEVAFDLLYFILLTWWTGQTLGKIITGIRVVNARHSRKNLSAGQVILREVIGKALSSLLFGIGYMWAGWNARKQGWHDLLAKTYVIREERD from the coding sequence ATGGAAACCCGATCGGACGAACATTACGCTTCCGCTGACGCCACCCCTGGCTATCGCTTTGCGGGATTTTGGATCCGCGTCGTCGCCTCCTTGCTGGACTCTCTGTTTCTGGTGGGTGTCAGCATGCTCCTCTTCAATCCTTTGCGCCGCGCCTGGGGCGTATGGGGTGCTTATTTTTCCATCGTCGACCTGGCGGAAGTCGCCTTTGATCTGCTGTACTTCATCCTGCTCACCTGGTGGACCGGGCAGACGCTCGGCAAGATCATCACTGGCATTCGCGTAGTCAATGCCCGGCACTCCCGGAAAAACTTGAGCGCCGGACAAGTGATTTTGCGCGAAGTCATCGGAAAAGCGCTGTCTTCCCTGCTGTTTGGCATCGGGTATATGTGGGCAGGCTGGAACGCCCGCAAGCAAGGCTGGCACGATTTGCTCGCCAAAACATACGTCATACGCGAAGAGCGGGACTAA
- a CDS encoding ABC transporter ATP-binding protein produces the protein MSGQSVWQRLVEYARPFQKQIAGALLLLLLGTSAELAGPFLAKVMIDNHILAIQKPWYEFDKAPAAAENTVQLDKKYYVREDWLADPGATTAQSPSAVPVSVLVEGTAYYLVHGTVQPNEEKQVTALPAENGRERVEVTLGKGADLANAGAALSGIRLTTSEVKAMYQAEVPPILWLSAGYAALILLSAGFNYIQILWLQTIAQRIIQQMRMKLFIHLQKLPVSFFDKTPVGSLVSRVSNDTEAIRELYVSVLATFVQNGIYLVGILVALYILQPQLALICFLTVPILVLLVYFYHKYSSRYYAIIRTRLSDMNATINEMIQNMAIVQAFRREQGVAEEFSKVNEEYFKVKLKENNLESLLLRPAVDLIWKVVLTIIVWYYGSTSFHSAISFGALFAFVDYMGRFFEPINMIMNRLSQLQQAAISAKRVFDILDTEQEAQQGQLPAEIERPRGEVVFENVSFSYTGDEYVLQNVSFTAKPGQTIALVGHTGSGKSSLMNLLLGFYPVTDGRILIDGTDMSRIDTQALRKHVGLVLQDPFLFTGSIGFNIRMYNDAITDEEVRRAAEAVKADAFIRQLPGGYEEPVVERGMTLSAGQRQLISFARALAADPAILILDEATASIDSETESAIQEALHVLSRGRTTFIIAHRLSTIQHADQILVLSRGQIVERGTHDELMEQDGLYHKMYQLQQGHVTVATNG, from the coding sequence ATGAGCGGGCAAAGCGTATGGCAACGGTTGGTGGAATACGCCCGGCCGTTCCAAAAACAAATAGCGGGAGCGCTGCTTCTGCTCCTGCTCGGCACGAGCGCGGAGCTGGCGGGGCCGTTCCTGGCGAAGGTGATGATCGACAATCATATCCTTGCCATTCAAAAGCCCTGGTACGAATTCGATAAGGCCCCGGCGGCGGCGGAAAACACAGTGCAGCTGGACAAAAAGTACTACGTTCGCGAGGATTGGCTCGCGGATCCGGGAGCGACGACAGCCCAAAGCCCTTCAGCCGTACCGGTGAGCGTGTTGGTAGAAGGGACAGCGTACTATCTCGTGCATGGAACCGTCCAGCCTAATGAAGAAAAGCAAGTGACGGCTCTCCCCGCTGAAAACGGGCGTGAACGAGTGGAAGTGACGTTAGGCAAGGGAGCGGACCTGGCGAATGCAGGTGCGGCACTGAGCGGGATTCGCCTCACGACCTCCGAGGTCAAAGCGATGTACCAGGCCGAGGTGCCTCCGATCCTCTGGCTGTCTGCCGGATATGCCGCCTTGATCCTGCTGTCCGCCGGCTTCAATTACATCCAGATTTTGTGGCTGCAGACGATTGCGCAGCGCATTATTCAGCAGATGCGGATGAAGCTGTTCATCCACTTGCAAAAGCTGCCGGTCTCCTTTTTTGACAAGACGCCGGTCGGCTCGCTCGTCTCCCGCGTCAGCAACGATACGGAAGCCATCCGCGAGCTGTATGTGAGCGTGCTCGCGACATTTGTGCAAAACGGCATTTATCTGGTCGGAATTCTCGTCGCGCTGTACATCCTGCAGCCGCAGCTCGCGCTGATCTGCTTTTTGACGGTGCCGATCCTGGTGCTGCTCGTGTATTTCTACCATAAATACAGCTCCCGCTACTACGCCATCATTCGCACCCGGCTGAGCGACATGAATGCGACGATCAACGAAATGATTCAGAACATGGCGATCGTTCAGGCGTTTCGGCGGGAACAAGGCGTGGCGGAGGAGTTTTCCAAGGTCAATGAGGAGTACTTCAAGGTCAAGCTGAAGGAGAACAATCTGGAGTCGCTTCTTCTGCGGCCGGCGGTCGATCTGATTTGGAAAGTCGTGCTGACGATCATCGTCTGGTATTACGGATCCACGTCCTTCCACAGCGCCATTTCCTTCGGGGCCTTGTTCGCCTTCGTGGACTATATGGGGCGATTCTTTGAGCCGATAAACATGATCATGAACCGTCTGTCACAGCTGCAGCAGGCTGCCATCTCAGCCAAGCGCGTGTTTGACATCCTCGACACGGAGCAGGAGGCGCAGCAAGGGCAGCTGCCTGCAGAAATCGAGCGGCCGCGCGGCGAGGTGGTGTTTGAGAACGTCTCGTTTTCCTATACAGGAGACGAATACGTACTCCAAAATGTCTCCTTTACCGCCAAGCCCGGGCAGACGATCGCGCTTGTCGGGCATACGGGCTCGGGCAAAAGCTCCCTGATGAATCTGCTGCTCGGTTTTTATCCGGTGACAGACGGCAGGATCTTGATCGATGGTACGGATATGAGCCGCATCGATACCCAGGCGCTTCGCAAGCATGTCGGACTGGTGCTTCAGGATCCGTTTTTGTTTACGGGCAGCATCGGCTTCAATATCCGGATGTACAACGACGCCATCACGGACGAAGAAGTGCGGCGGGCCGCCGAGGCAGTAAAGGCAGACGCGTTTATCCGGCAGCTGCCGGGAGGGTACGAAGAGCCGGTGGTGGAACGGGGGATGACGCTCTCGGCAGGGCAACGCCAGCTGATCTCGTTTGCACGGGCGCTGGCGGCCGATCCGGCCATTCTCATCCTGGACGAAGCGACGGCCAGCATCGACAGCGAGACCGAGTCGGCGATCCAGGAGGCCCTGCACGTGCTGTCTCGCGGACGTACGACATTTATCATCGCTCACCGCCTGTCGACGATCCAGCACGCGGATCAAATTCTGGTGCTGTCACGCGGGCAAATCGTCGAGCGGGGTACGCATGACGAGCTGATGGAGCAGGATGGTCTGTATCACAAAATGTATCAGCTCCAGCAAGGACATGTGACGGTGGCGACGAACGGATAA